The genomic DNA AGCGAGATCGTTCGATATCTCGGTCGAAGCTAGTAGCTGTATTGCAAGCTGAGCTTTAATTTCCGCAGCGGTGAACGGCCGATTGCCGCGAATCGCAACATTCGTATTTGCGGTCTCTAAATAGGTATTGGCTGCCGCATTCGAGGCGGCGGGATTTTCCTCCGTGTCCATCTCTTCGCGGACGCCCTTTGCGGCCGCATCGAGAGCATCCATTTGCTCCGCCACCGCATATCCGCCGCATGCCAGTATCGCCCCGATCACTTGAGATTTCTCATAATCTTCGCCCTCGGGAAGGATGCGCCGCAATGACGGCACCGCACGCCCGTCCTTCTGTTTCGCCAAAGCCCGAACAGCGGCACCACGCATCGCAGGCGCAACATACTCGTCCGTTATGCTTGTCGATGCGGTGTTTGATGCCGTATTCGCGACTCGCACATTGCTCGTAGGCTTTGCAGCGTTCGCCGCGGTGTTTGCCGAAGAGCCGGGACGCGAAACTTGCTCATTGAGAATCTGGATCAAGCCCGGAACGGATTCAGGCATTTCGATCTCAGCGAGTTTGTAGAGGAGTTGTTCGCGAACGTTGCTGTTGTCGACGGCCCATTTTGGGTCTTCGAGCCAGGGAAGTAGAGCACGGATGATCTCGACATTTCCACTGTCGATCTTGAGCGTAAGATTTCTTATTGCTGCTCCGCGGACGACCGGATTACCGCTTTTCAAAAGCTCGATCATCTTTTCGACGTATTTTTCGTCAGGCGACATCAACGGAAGAGTCGTGAGGCCGGTAAAACGCTGCATTCCGACGAGGGTCGGGTCTTCCAATAAACCGAAGTACCAATCATCTCGGCCTGACCAGTCCTTTTCACTCGAAAGAGCGTCCATTGCAAGATCACGCATGCCGTCAGGATTATTTTTGTCCTCGACGATCGCTTTGAGTTCGTCACGATATCGTTCGATATCTCCGAGAGAATCGGTTTCGAGAGCGTGCTTATAAAGTGCCCATTTTGCAAGTGCCAGCGATGCTCGCGAACTGCTGTCGGCGACCAGACGGTCGATCAGCGGTTTGGCCTTATCAAAATCGAACTTCGCAAGAGCAAGGAGCTCTTCTTGGTTGGTAACGTAGCTATCTGCATCACTCACCTGCTGCGCCCCGCGCACCAGGTCGTTACTAAAATATGGACTGTTATATGTAAGCCAGTTCTTTATTGTCGAACGCTGGTCTTTATCAAATGCACCGGTTGTTCCTTGTCCGTCATATAGGTCTTTTACAAACTCGAAACCGTCCTTTTCCTTAATAAAAAGATTCAGGAATTCGAGCAGCTTTTTCGGGTCGCGTTCGATCTCTTTCTTGATGCGGCCCAGCGAACGGGCAGAGGGCTCAGGCATGTACCTTAATTTTTGATAGGATTCGCTTTGAATACGCCAGTATTCCAGCAGGTCCTCATCGGAGGCATTATCTGCGGGTACTTTGCTCTTGCTGTAAAAGTCAGTTCCGCGGTCGCGATAAGGCTTCACTAACGGGTTCGGCGGCGGCGGCCCGGGAAGCAGCAAGAGTTTGGCAACCATGTCCTCTTTCGCAGCGGATGTGTGCAGCAAAAACGCGGACAGAGTGGTAAGTAATACAACACAAAACGCAGCGGCACGAAGGACATTCGTCATATGATAAGAATCCTGTTGATCGAGGTGGACACAGCGATTATAAGCCTTTCGTATCCCAAATCAAGAAAAAAGTTGCTTGGAATTGATTCCATTTCCGTGAACGCGGTTCAAATGCATCGGAGCATGCTTCGAAATTGACAATGGCGATGGGAAAGGCAATAATCTGCCACTTGATCTTTAACAATCTCTAGCATTGGGGTGCCGACTTTTCAAGATTCGGCCTAACAGGGAAAGACGGGTGAAAATCCCGCACGATCGCGTCACTGTCACAGTCAGAACGCCTGCCTCAGATGTTATTGCCCAGATAGATGTTTCGCGTCAAAACATCGCCGGCAGACATAGTATTTCAAGTTAGTTTTTGGAACGCCTTGTTTTTCGACTTCGATCTATTTCGACGCGAACAGCAGGGCGTTTTTTGATCTCAAACTTGAAATTTCAGCTTTCATATTTTCGATTTAGTTTTATGGTTTTGAGAGTGCCGGGAGAATTTGTAAACAAGGCAATTGTAGCTCTGATGTTGTTATCGTCATTTTCTGCGTGTCGCAGCACGTCGAATTTGAATTCAAATACGACTGCCGAACCGATACGACCGATGCGTGTCGTGACTGACGATCTAGACCGAAAGGTCACGATTCCAACAAACGTCACGCGTGTCGTATCTCTGGCACCAAACCTGACCGAGAGCATCTTCGCCGTCGGAGCAGGCGACCGGCTCGTCGGCGTTACAACTTTCTGCAACTATCCCGAGCAAGCCAAGCAAATAGGCAAGATCGGCGATACGATGAACCCCAATATGGAATCCATCGTCGCCCTCAAACCTGACATCGTCTTCGTTTCGACTGCATCACAGATCGAGAATTTTACAAAGACGCTTGAGGCGAATGGGATCGCCGTGTATGTGACGAATCCGACTGATCTTGCACAAGTGTTTAAGAGTATCAGGACACTCGGCGACATCTTGGGCACCGGTGATACGGCAAGCCTTGTCGCGGACGCGCTTGAGCAGCGTGTAGCGGCGATCAATGTCGCCCTCCGTGATCTTCCTCAAAGCGGTCCCATGCAGTTAGACGATGGTCGAGTCAGAGTGTTCGTGCAGATTTCACGAGAACCTTTATTCACTATCGGCAGCGGCTCGTTTCTTAATCAACTCGTAGCTGCCGCTGGTGGTATTTCCACTACCGCAGAGATCCCAAGCGCATATCCGAAAATCAGTAAGGAAACGGCTGTCGCATTGCGGCCGGGGGCGATCATCCTGTCCGATAGCCCGGACAACAAAGAGCCGAACGACGCTTTTAAGAATTCGTACGCGGTGAAAGAGGGACGCGTATATACGGTAAACGCCGATCTGCTGTCGCGGCCCGGGCCGAGGTTGGTTGATGCGATGGAGCAGGTCGCGCGGTATCTGCATCCGGAGAAGTTTAAGTAGTTTTTATGAGTTGCCACCAGCGTTAGCTAGTGGTTAGCAAAGAACGAAATCCCGGCTTTAGCCCAAATGTTGGTAAACCGCGAAGAACTTAAATCTTTTGGAAATTCGGCCAAAGCAGCCCGGAATTGCTGAGATTATCCATAAGCTAAAGCTAGTGGCAATTTATTGAAAACAACAACGATTAAGAATTCAAGAAATCGTGGACTGCTAATTGGCGGTGTGTTGCTATTTCTTCTGGCCATCGTTCTAACTTCAGCGGCAATGCTTGGTGCCGAGAGGCTGCCTTTGTTTGATCTTTCGGAGCAGCAGCGGTCGATACTGTATGACATTCGGCTGCCGCGAATATTGTTGGGGGCGTGTGTCGGGGCGAGTTTGGCAGTTGCCGGGGCCGGTTTGCAATCACTGCTGCGGAATCCGCTGGCTGAGCCTTATTTGCTTGGCGTTTCGAACGGTGCGGCGTTGGGGACCATGGTCGCGTTCGTGTTTTTTCAGAGCCTCGAGATCACGCGGCCGCTGCTTGCGTTTGCGGGAGCGGGACTCGCAACGATCGCGGTCTATCGAATGGCGAAGAGCCGTGCCGGGATGAATGTCGAGCGGCTCGTGCTGTCTGGCGTGATCGTGACGACGTTTTTGTCCTCGATCATCGTGATGCTTACAACACTTCTCGATGCTGCGAAGCTTAGGAGCTTTACATTTTGGCTGTTGGGCGACCTGTCGCAGGCAACAGTGAACGGCGTTTACATCAGCCTTGGGGCTGTGATCGTCGGAACGATCGTCCTGATGTCGCAGGCACGGGCACTTAATTTGATGATGGTTGGCGAACGTGATGCATTTGATTTTGGCGTCGAGGTCGGGCGTGTGCGAATGCTCGTTTTTGGAGCGGCGAGCCTCGTTGTCGGTGCAGCGGTCGCGGCCAGCGGCAGCGTCGGGTACGTCGGTTTGATCGTGCCGCATTTGGTTCGGCTTACGGTCGGCAGCGACAACCGTTTGGTCGTGCCGTTCTCGGCGATCGTCGGTGCGATATTTGTCGTTTTCGCCGACACCATCGCCCGAACAGCGATAGCCCCAAGGGAATTGCCGGTCGGAGCGGTTACAGCGCTGATAGGTGCACCCTTGTTTATTTATTTGCTGAGAAGAAATTAAAGTTGGCTATCCAAAAATAATTACTAATTACGAAATTTTTAATTACTAATTAGTTGATCGAGAATGCTTGAGGTCCTAAACATTTCGGTAAGTTATGGCGAGCGCAAGGTTTTGAGTAGCGTAACGCTCGATCTGCGTGAAGGCGACATCATCGCACTTCTCGGTGCAAACGGTGCCGGAAAGACTTCTTTGATCAAAGCGTTGAATGGAACTTTGCCTTTAACGGCGGGCGAGATCAAGCTCGATGATCGTTCGTTGTCGAACTATTCTAGGCGAGAGATAGCATCGCAAATTGCTGTCGTTGCTCAGGAAAATGAGACGCGGTTTCCGGTTACTGTTTTGGAATTTGTGCTGTCGGGGCGGTTTGTTCACGGAGGAGCGTTTGGTTGGGAATCGACTGAAGATATTGAGTTCGCGGAAGGAGCACTTGCCGATTGCGACCTCGGCGGCTACGCGTCCCGACTTATGAATGAACTCTCAGGCGGCGAGCGGCAGCGTGTTGTTCTTGCGAGGGCACTCGCGGCCGGAGCAAGCATTTTGCTCCTCGACGAGCCGACAGCGAACCTCGATATCGCGCATCAGGCAATGATGTTTCGATTAGTGCGAAAACGCTGCGAAGAATGCGGCTGCTCGGCAGTTGTGATCACGCACGACCTCAATCTCGCGGCTGCATTTGCGGATGAGATAGTCATGCTCAAAGACGGCCGTGTTGCTGCAAAGGGCACGCCCGAAGAGGTTTTGACAGCCGAAAATGTAGGCAATGTTTTCGGCGTCGATGTATTGCTGGACAAAAATCCGGCGAGTGGAAATGTTCGAGTGACGAGCGTTTTTTAGGAGATTTAGCCACGAATAACGCCAATGACACAAATGATGAAGAAATCTTAATTCGTGATATTCGTGTTATTAGTGGCAAGAATCCTCTTTTGTTGACAGACGACGCAAGGGAAGTTTGGTGCAAAGCCAACGCTGCCCACGCAACAGTGAATCCATTTTGGATTTTAAATTTTGGATTAATCCAAAATCGGCAATCAAAAATCCAAAATCGAGAGAGCCTGGAACTTTGCCCGTTTGTTGTGTTTTTGAACCCTTCTGCGATGGGCAGAAAAGGAATAATTTGTGAGAAATTTTATTGCGTGTGCGTTAATCCTTTTAACATTTTCAGCGGTCTCTGGGCAGCAGGATAGTTCGATTTCGGGGACGGTGGTAACTGCAGACGAAATGCCGGCGGGTAAAGCAACTATCATCCTTAAATTGCGGAGCGATAATCTAACGGTTTTAACAACACAGGCGGACGACAAGGGAAGATTTCGCATTGAGAACCTTAGACTGGGCCGTTATGTTTTGTGGGCATATTATGGAGACGGTGATCGTCTTTCCACTTCTGCGAACGTCGATTTGACACAAAACCGCAGCAAGATCGTCGCCCTCCGTGTTACAGACGCCGCGTCCGTAATGCGATTTCACGAAATTGTTACGGTCTCAGCTGGCGAAAGCCAGCCCATCGAACAAGTTTCCAAAACCGTCAATGTCATCACCGCACAAGAACTGCGGGACCGTGCGGACTTTTCGCTGCCAGATACGTTAAGGACGATACCGGGTTTTCGCGTTCAGCAGCTCGGGGGATTTGGTCGGACGGCGACGATAAAGACTCGGGGATTGCGTAATCAGGATACGGCGATCTTGATCGACGGAATTCGGTTTCGCGATGCGTCGGCGATCACCGGCGATTCGTCGCCGTTTTTGAGTGATTTTACGCTGACGAGCGTGGCGAAGGTCGAGGTGCTTCGAGGTTCGGGTTCCTCGTTGTACGGTACGAACGCGGTTGGCGGCACGATCGATTTTCAGACCCCGACGGTACGAACAGGAACGCACGGACAAATATCGGGTGCTTTTGGAGGCCTTGGTCTCGGACGGTTCCGCGGAAATCTCTCGCACGGTACATCGGACAGCAAATTTGGGGTCAGCGGCGGCGTTTCGCGGACTGTTTACACAGAGGGAATTGACGGTCAGGATAACGCCGCAAATACCAATTTTCAATCGCGTGTAGAGTTCAATCCATTTACGAATACGAATATCTCGGCGAGATTTTTCGTGTCTGATGCAAGCGTCCGACTTAACTCGAGTCCCGACACATTCGGTACAATGCCTTTATCGAATGCGATCGTTATCAACGCCAATCCGAACGTGAATTTCGTTGCGGATGCCAACGATCCGGACAGTTTTCAGAAGTCAAAATTCTTTAGTGGCCAGCTTGCGCTTAATCAGGTCATAAACAGCAAACTCGTCATAAGCGGTTATTACCAGGGCCTGACGACGAAGCGTACGAACGATAACGGCGCTCTCGGAGCAGGTTTTCAGAGTGCGTCGACCAGCATTTTTGACGGAACGATCAATACGGGAAATGTCCATCTAAACTGGACGCCGGTCAAAGAAAACGAACTGATTGTTGGATATGAGTTTGAAAAAGAAAAATACGGCAACGACGGCAGAACGCCGTCTGGAACCGGTAATTTTTTCACAAAGGCGGGGCAGACCAGCATCACGATTTACGTACAGGACCTCGTGCGTTTGCTCGAAGGGAATCTTCAACTTGCCGGTGGTATTCGAGTGCAGCAATACAGCCTCGACCGTCCGTCGTTTAGCCTAGCGAATGCGCCGTACAACAGTCTCGGACTTGAGAATCCCCCGACTGCCTACACATTCGATGGTTCGGCTTCGTATTTTATTTCAAAGACCGGCACGAAATTCCGGGCGCACGTTGGCAACGGATATCGCGTGCCTTCGTTGTACGAGCGGATGGGAACGTTCTTTTCTTCGTTCGGGACCCCAAGCTTTATTGCTCTCGGCGATCCATTTTTGAAGCCGGAAAAGACGATCGCATTCGATGCCGGTGTCGAGCAGGATCTCGCTAAAAATAAGGTGCGGCTGACGGCGACGTACTTTTACACAAAGCTCACGGACGTGATCGGTTACGGCAATGTGGTTCCAAATATCGGTTCGACGCCGAGGCCGTTTGGCGGTTACCTCAATCAGAAAGGCGGCATCGCTCGGGGCGGGGAGTTTAGCGTGACGGTCAAGCCGACTAGTTCGACGGACATTTTTACGTCGTACACCTACACCAACAGCGATCAGATAATGCCGCAGGTTTCGGGCAGCGGGGTAAACAGGACGTTGGGTGTTCCGACGCAGCAGTTTACACTAGTAGCGACGCAGCGGTACAAGCGATTTTGGGTAAACTTCGATCTACTGGCGACGTCGGACTATCTCGCACCGATCTTTAGCAATGCGACCTTCGCGACTTATGTATATCGTTTTGCCGGCAATCGCAAGGGAGATCTGACAGCGGGTTATACTTTTGGGTTTAAGAACGAAAAGATTACGATGCGCCTGTTTGGGACGGTTGAGAACGTTCTCGATCAGGAATACTACGAAAACGGGTTCCGCACGTCAAAAGCGACGGGACGAGTTGGTTTGGCATTTGGTTTTTAGAAAAGGTTGACCGCGAAAGACGCGAAAGGGGCGAAAAAGGTAATCACTGTGATCTCCGATTTCCTTTAGCGTCTTTTCGCTGTTTTCGCGGTGAAATAATCTTCTGCCAAAACCTATATCGTGTTAAAATCACGACATCGGAGGCAATGAATTATGAAGATTCTGTTTTTTGTCTGTATATTTTTGTCGACGTCGATCGTTGTAGCAGCGCAGGCGAAGGTTGTGACCAATGCCGATCTTGATAAGTATCGAGCCGAACGCGAAAAGGCGGCTGTCGATTATCGTGAGAACTATGCGAAACGGGGACTGCCTTCGCCCGAAGAGCTTGATCGGCGGAATGAGCAAGATCGAAAAGTATTGGCCGAAACCGCTTCGCGCGTACGTGCAGAAAGGCTTGAGCGGGAACGATTAAACGCCGAATACGCGGCGGCCTTGAGGCGGGCAGAAGTTGCTGATCGTGCGGAGACCATAATATATGTTGATGGAGTGGCGATGCCTACGTATTTTTGGAGCGACGGCCGCCGTTACAGATATCCGCGGATCAGATACAACAACCAGCCGGGTTACTTTGCCGGCGGACAATTTTGGCCGACCGGGCCGCGAACGCAGCCGAAACCGTTGATAGCTCGACCAAGAAAATAATATATGAAACAAGGCTGGGAAGCAGTGATCGGCATGGAGATCCATGCACAGTTGGCGACGGAGACGAAGATCTTTTGTTCGTGCGCGGTCGAGACCGGCGGTGAGCCCAATTCGAATACTTGTCCCACGTGTCTCGGATTGCCGGGAGCATTGCCGGTATTGAACCGGCGGGTGATCGAACTTGGGACGAGAGCGGCGTTGGCGCTGGGGCTTGAAGTGCAGGAGACCTCGATCTTTGCCCGCAAGAATTACTTTTATCCTGACCTTCCGAAGGGCTATCAGATCTCACAGTATGACAAACCATTTTCCGCAAATGGCCATTTGACGATTCTGACCTCAGAACGTGACGATCACGGCCGAGCCGCTGAATGGCGGCCGATGACGATCCATATACAACGGATGCACCTCGAAGAGGACGCAGGTAAGAATGTGCATGACGGTTTGCCGGATACTGACAAGTTCTCGTACGTCGATCTCAATCGCGCCGGAACGCCGCTTGGCGAGATAGTTACTTCGCCGGATTTTCGCACCTCGTGGCAGGCATATGATTACGTAAATCACGTTCGCAGAGTGCTGCAATGGGTCGGGGCCAGCGACGCGGATATGGAAAAGGGAAACCTGCGTTGTGAGGCAAATGTCTCTGTGCGTAAGGTCGGCGAGACGGCTTTTAGAAACAAAGTCGAGCTGAAGAATCTCAATTCAGTTCGATTTATGCAAAAAGCGATCGAATATGAGATCGAACGCCAGATCGAGGCTCATGAGGCCGGCGAACCCGTAAATCAGGAATCGCGTCTTTGGGATGAGAAGAACAACATGACGCGGTTTATGCGTGGAAAAGAGGACGCACACGATTACCGCTACTTCCCTGAACCGGACCTACAGCCGCTTGTTGTGACCGGGGATTTTGTTAATGCGGTCAAAGCTCAGATGCCTGAGTTGCCGGATGTGATGCGCGACCGGTTTATTGACGTGTATGGATTAGGTTTTGCCGAAGCATCGCAGTTAGTGGCGGATCGCGACCTGGCAGAGTATTTTGAAACGACTGCGAGATTTAGCAAAAATCCAAAGCTGTCTGCAAATTGGATCCTTGGTGAACTTACGAGGGAACTGAACAATTCTGGTAAGGCGGCAACCGAAAGCCTCGTCACGGCCGAGGATCTAGCCGCTCTTTTGACGACTATCGAGTCGGGTTCGATCAACAATAATCAGGCGAAAGAGGTGCTTGTAGAAATGTTTGCGACCGGCAAGACTGCGCAAGTCGTGATCGCTGACAAGGGCTTTGAACAGGTATCGGATATTGGTGCGATCGAGAAGATCGTGGATGATGTGATCGCGGCAAATCAGTCGAATGTCGACGCATATCGCGGCGGCAATGAAAAGCTGTTTGGTTTTTTCGTCGGGCAGGTGATGAAAGCTTCGCAGGGTAAGGCGAATCCAAAGATCGTGAACGAGCTATTGAAAGAAAAACTGTAGGTTTCCATCCGGAGTTTGTGGCTGCTGCGGGAGGCGGTATGTGGCGTTTGGTCTTAATTTTGTTTTCAGCGGCAGTTTCCTTTACCGGCGTCGCGGCCCAGCAAGCATCCCCAACACCGACATCGACGCCGCGGCCATTACCGGCACCTCAGGAAACTCCGGTGAATTTTAGGAGCCGGACCGGAGTCAGTTCAATGTACGATGGACGTCCCAGCATGACGACCTCGCAAGAACTAGCAGTTCGACAACTCTTACTTCAAAAGTATGCCTTTCCGTTGTATCGAAAGCCGAGCGAAAGCGAATTGGCGGCAATAGCACCCAGTTCGGATATTGTGCTTCGATATAAGAAATTTCTTGAACAAAAAGACACCGGTATTTTCAAGCTTGTTCCTGATGCAGGATGCAGCGAGAATCATCGGGTGGTTGTTGCCACCGACGACTGTTTGAAATACACCATGCCCGGAGCGGGTAATTCATATTCATTTCGCACTGCCAATTACCGCATTCGACATTTGGCAGATCTGATGCTCGCCGGCGACAAGTTTCGTATTCCCGGGATTTTGACACACGGCTTGTTGGCCCCCATTGGGAATATTCCTCTCCCTGAGGTTTCGATGCGCACGCCGGGTATCGCATTTTTGACAGAGTTCAAACCTTCGACAGATTTTGAACGAGCCGTGGCGGTCGAAGATCTAATTGGATTAGGGCTGGAACGCGATGGTTTTGTTTACTCTCGATCGGTTGGCGCATACGAAGATACAACTTACGCGATGCGGGTAATAGCGTACGATGGACTAGTAGAACGAGCAGTGCCCGGCGCGCAGTATAATGAAATGGACTTCGACCGCCGTCGGGATGTGATCGTGGCGTTTCGGGTTGTTGAGCGACCGCCGGACGGCAGTGTAACGATCATTTGGATCGAATTGAGTAACACCGCCGCGCCGAAGTTAAAGATTCCAACTAGATCGACAACATTGGAAACCCCAAAGGGTGAGAAACCGTAGGGTCTTGCATGGAGGTCGATACATTATGAAATTAGACGCCAAGGTTGCGCTCGTTACCGGTGGGACCAAGGGGATCGGATATGCGATCGCCGAAAGTCTGGTCATTGCGGGTGCCAGTGTCCTTATTTGCGGCCGGAACAAAACGGAGATCCGCAATGCGGTTGCCGACCTGTCAAAGCACGGACGTGCCGCCGGGGAAGTTTGCGATGTCCGTAGCGAAGATCAAGTCCGACAGATGATCGAGGAATGTGAGCGGACGCTTGGCGGCATCGACATATTGGTCAACAACGCCGGAATGGGTGTGTTTGGCAAAACGGTCGAAGATCTGTCGGGTGACGAGTTCAGGCAGACGCTTGAAACCAACCTCTTCGGGGTTTTTTATGCCTGCCACCATGCGATACCTAGGATGAAGCACCGAGGCGGCGGATACATAATCAATATTTCAAGCCTTGCTGGACAGAATGCTCACCCGAAAATGGCGGCGTACAACGCATCAAAATTTGGGCTGAACGGATTCTCTGAAGCGTTGATGCAAGAGATCCGGCAAGACAATATCAAGGTCAGCTATATTTGTCCGGGTAGCGTAAACACGTACTTCGGAAATGACACGCCGTCCGACGAAAAAGCATGGCAGCTACAGCCGGAGGATATCGCACGGGTCGTGATGGACCTACTCGCGATGAATCCGCGCGCGTTGCCGAGCAAAGTCGAGATCAGGCCGAGTAAACCGCCGGTTCGGTAACCTTTTCGACAATATTCGATAGGACAGATCGGATGTCTTCTGCATTGACGGGCTTTATCCGATAGTCCGATGCACCAAGTTCGGCAGCTCGGTTGATGTGTTCGTCGGCATTTAATGATGTGGCCATAATCACGGGAATGTGGCCGAAGTTATCATCGGTCTTGATGTATTCAAGGAGTCCCCAGCCGTCCATATTCGGCATCTCAACATCAGAAATAATCAGATCAGGCTCCCATTTACCCGAAAGCAGAAGGATCAATGCCTCTGAGCCGTCATTTGCCGTGATTGCCTGGCAGCCCGCATCTTCGACCAGTTTTACGTGATGTCGCCTGATGCTGGCACTGTCGTCGACGACGAGTACCAACGGTTTCTGCTTTTCTTCTGAAAGCAGCTTATTATCGACGACCGGCTCAGACTTTTTGAAAATGAGCGGCATACGGATCGTAAACGTCGTACCGATCTGAGCTTCCGTCCTCAGGCTGACGCTGCCGCCCCGGCTTTCGACACTTTCGCGGACTATGTTCATTCCTATGCCGCGGCCGGCATTGAGGTTGAGTTTATCAGCGGTGGTCAATCCGCGATCGAATATCAATTCCCACGTTTCGAAATCAGCCATTCGCGACGCCGTTTCGGATGTGATCAGTCCGGTCTCTATCGCTTTCTCCTTGAGTTTCAGCGCAGATATTCCGCGGCCGTCGTCCTCAACTGAAAGTATAACGTTACTAGCGTCGGTCGAAACACCGATCGTGATCATGCCTTTTTCAGGTTTGCCGATCAGACGTCGCGTGTCGGGAGGTTCGATGCCGTGGACAACTGCGTTCTTGAGCAGGTGGAGTAAAGGCTCGATCATTGCGTCGATTATCTGCGTGTCGATCTCAATGTCCGGATCCGCCAAAATGACCGTCGCCCGCTTGTTCTCTTCCTGACAGGTCACGTGAACGGCGCGGCTCAGACGCGTTTCAAGCGTTCCGAATCTGACCATGCGGATTCGAAGCAGCTTTTCCCGCATTTCATCTGTCAAGCGACGCTGCGTTTCAAAAAGCAATTCCAGGCCGCTGAAATCCTCGTCGGTTGCATTTCTGCCAATTGCCGCGATGTTGGTGGAAATGGCGGTCCGATTTTCAACAAGGTCATGAGAGACACGTATGAGTTCGTCCAGACGATCGAGTGATACTCGAACGATCGGCGTGCTCGGTGTACGGACAGGTTCCGGGTCCGCAACAGATACATTCGGTGCTGTTCCGTTTGAAGGCCTCTTACCGTTTTCGACTTCGGCCGTCAGCGAGGAAATGACCTTTTGAAACTCTGAATACGGCGGTGCTTCGATCTCGTCTGAGGTTCCCGTCGACAGGGAACTGAGTCTTGCATTTGAACGATCGAGAAGCGATCAACTGGGGATTTGAATCACACTGCAGCTCCACCATTTTGTCGAGTAGGTCTTCTACTCGATGAGCGAGCTCTGATGCCGCCCGGAGACCGACTATGCCTGCCGCACCTTTGAATGTGTGAGCGTTCCGCCGGATCTCCCAAAGTGCTTGACGGTCATTGGGTGACGCATTGAGGGTCTTAAGATTGTGAGCGATCCCCGCAAGCAGCTCGTCGGCCTCTGAGCGAAATATCTCAAGGGTCTCTTCGTCGATATCGAAATCTTCTTGGTCTTGTTCGGGCGGCGCAGGCCTAGCGTCCAGATTTTCGAACGACGCATCTACAAATCCCGCAACGTCTTCGAGAAACTCGCCGGAGTTTAGCGGGATCTCCAGTAACGCCGCCTCGACGCTAGCGACTTCGTCAAGAGCTTTATTGATGAAGTGCGGACCGGTGGCC from Acidobacteriota bacterium includes the following:
- a CDS encoding response regulator, whose amino-acid sequence is MLFETQRRLTDEMREKLLRIRMVRFGTLETRLSRAVHVTCQEENKRATVILADPDIEIDTQIIDAMIEPLLHLLKNAVVHGIEPPDTRRLIGKPEKGMITIGVSTDASNVILSVEDDGRGISALKLKEKAIETGLITSETASRMADFETWELIFDRGLTTADKLNLNAGRGIGMNIVRESVESRGGSVSLRTEAQIGTTFTIRMPLIFKKSEPVVDNKLLSEEKQKPLVLVVDDSASIRRHHVKLVEDAGCQAITANDGSEALILLLSGKWEPDLIISDVEMPNMDGWGLLEYIKTDDNFGHIPVIMATSLNADEHINRAAELGASDYRIKPVNAEDIRSVLSNIVEKVTEPAVYSA
- a CDS encoding Hpt domain-containing protein → MELEDIQSFLARVGERVARTRAGLLIVGQAGGSPDDLALCSYELDALRVRALQLGLADVSVRLAGCISELENIFTSEKATGPHFINKALDEVASVEAALLEIPLNSGEFLEDVAGFVDASFENLDARPAPPEQDQEDFDIDEETLEIFRSEADELLAGIAHNLKTLNASPNDRQALWEIRRNAHTFKGAAGIVGLRAASELAHRVEDLLDKMVELQCDSNPQLIASRSFKCKTQFPVDGNLRRDRSTAVFRVSKGHFLADGRSRKR